A genome region from Populus alba chromosome 5, ASM523922v2, whole genome shotgun sequence includes the following:
- the LOC118061877 gene encoding cyclin-dependent kinase B2-1, which yields MVSAMDLFEKLEKVGEGTYGKVYRAREKATGKIVALKKTRLHEDDEGVPPTTLREVSILRMLSRDPHIVRLLDVKQGQNKEGKTVLYLVFEYMDTDLKKFIRSFRQTGENIPIKTVKSLMYQLCKGVAFCHGHGVLHRDLKPHNLLMDRKTMMLKIADLGLARAFTLPIKKYTHEILTLWYRSPEVLLGATHYSTAVDVWSVGCIFAELATKQALFPGDSELQQLLHIFRLLGTPNEEMWPGVSNLMNWHEYPQWKPQSLSSAVTNLDKDGLDLLSQMLQYDPSKRISAKKAMEHPYFDDLEKDHL from the exons ATGGTGTCGGCGATGGATTTGTTCGAGAAGCTAGAGAAAGTAGGAGAGGGAACTTACGGGAAAGTGTACAGAGCAAGGGAGAAAGCCACCGGGAAGATCGTTGCACTCAAAAAGACACGTCTCCATGAAGACGATGAAGGTGTCCCACCCACCACTCTTCGCGAAGTCTCCATCTTGCGTATGCTTTCCAGAGATCCTCACATCGTCcg aTTGTTGGACGTGAAACAAGGGCAAAATAAAGAAGGCAAGACAGTTTTGTATCTGGTTTTTGAGTACATGGACACCGATCTCAAGAAATTTATCCGAAGCTTTCGCCAAACTGGGGAGAACATTCCTATCAAAACTGTCAAG AGCTTGATGTATCAACTATGTAAGGGTGTGGCTTTCTGCCATGGCCATGGAGTCTTACACag GGATCTTAAGCCTCATAATCTCTTGATGGACCGCAAGACTATGATGCTTAAAATAGCTGATCTCGGACTAGCTCGAGCATTTACTCTGCCTATTAAGAAGTATACCCATgag ATATTGACTTTGTGGTATAGATCTCCTGAAGTCCTTTTGGGGGCAACCCATTACTCAACTGCAGTGGATGTATGGTCTGTTGGCTGTATATTTG CTGAACTGGCCACAAAGCAAGCACTCTTCCCTGGAGACTCTGAACTGCAACAGCTCCTGCATATTTTCAG GTTATTAGGTACTCCAAATGAAGAAATGTGGCCAGGAGTAAGCAACCTGATGAACTGGCATGAGTATCCCCAATGGAAACCTCAGAGTTTGTCATCAGCTGTTACTAATTTGGACAAGGACGGGCTGGATTTACTATCA
- the LOC118061872 gene encoding protein FAR1-RELATED SEQUENCE 5, giving the protein MIINMDHLNVIPFDNINMGSEDDPNTALHLQHHQPHNLDFDFDYPNNNNDDDLLEPTSLSDPNLDPYEGMEFDSEQSARIFYNSYARRVGFSTRVSVYQRSRRDGSIICRQIVCSREGFRREGNENRSKRQRTVTRVGCKAQMTVKKQSSGKWAVTKLVEDHNHELVPPDKVHSLRSHRHVSGSARSLIDTLQAAGMGPSGVMSVLIRESGGINNVGFTKVDCQNYMSTSRQRTLGPGGQAVFDYLKQMQAEDPGFFYAVQGDFENSTGNVFWADANARMNYSFFGDTITFDTTYRTNRYRVPFAPFTGWNHHGQPLLFGCALLLNESESSFVWLFQTWLAAMSGHRPISITTDQDRIIRAAVSQAFPGTRLRFCKWNVFREAQEKLSHEYHSHPTFEPEFHRCINMAESIDELESCWESLLQRFDLSDNEWLQSMYNARQQWVPVYLQDTFFGEMSILQGSDSINSYFDGYINASTNIHNLIKQYEKAMAIRHEKEVKADYDTLNSPPVLKTPSPMEKQAANLYTRRIFMKFQEELVETLAYLATVVDDIGSAITYRVAKFGEDHKVHHVRFNAFEKRASCSCQMFEFSGIICRHILAVFRVKNVLTLPSNYILKRWTRNAKSGVVLDEHTLGLPCNTQESLAARSENLRLEAIKYVEEGAESEHIYNVAMDALHEAIRKVAAAKRCGSALVQTTVVNGSQQLQSCSLDEDEKIQELTAELEQASQRCEAYRTKLLCVMKDMEEWKLRISVKVQNVRLKMKD; this is encoded by the exons atgataatcaACATGGATCACTTGAACGTGATTCCCTTTGATAATATCAATATGGGTAGTGAAGATGACCCTAATACTGCCCTTCACCTACAACACCATCAACCTCACaatcttgattttgattttgattatcccaataataacaatgatgatGATTTACTAGAACCCACTTCGTTATCTGACCCAAATCTTGATCCCTATGAGGGTATGGAGTTTGATTCTGAGCAGTCTGCTCGCATTTTCTATAATTCATATGCTCGTCGTGTTGGTTTTAGTACTAGGGTCAGTGTCTATCAGCGTTCTCGTCGAGATGGCTCTATTATTTGCCGTCAAATTGTGTGTTCCCGTGAAGGGTTTCGCCGTGAGGGCAATGAAAATAGGTCTAAAAGACAGCGAACTGTTACTAGGGTTGGTTGCAAAGCTCAAATGACTGTTAAGAAACAGAGTTCTGGAAAATGGGCAGTCACAAAACTTGTCGAGGACCATAATCATGAGCTTGTGCCCCCTGATAAGGTGCATTCTCTCCGGTCTCATAGGCACGTGTCTGGTTCAGCACGGAGCCTCATTGACACGCTTCAGGCTGCAGGGATGGGGCCAAGTGGAGTTATGTCTGTGCTGATTAGGGAATCTGGAGGAATTAATAATGTTGGGTTTACTAAAGTTGATTGCCAAAATTATATGAGCACTAGTAGGCAGAGGACTCTTGGCCCTGGTGGTCAGGCTGTTTTTGACTATTTGAAGCAAATGCAGGCTGAGGATCCTGGTTTCTTTTATGCTGTGCAAGGTGATTTTGAGAACTCAACAGGAAACGTTTTCTGGGCTGATGCTAATGCAAGAatgaattatagtttttttggagATACTATTACATTTGACACGACGTATAGAACAAACCGATACCGGGTTCCATTCGCACCATTTACCGGGTGGAATCATCATGGACAGCCTTTGCTCTTTGGATGTGCGCTACTCCTCAACGAATCAGAGTCCTCATTTGTTTGGCTATTTCAGACTTGGCTTGCTGCAATGTCTGGTCACCGTCCCATCTCAATCACAACCGACCAGGACAGAATCATACGGGCAGCTGTTTCCCAAGCATTTCCTGGAACTCGCCTCCGATTTTGTAAATGGAATGTTTTTAGGGAGGCCCAGGAGAAACTATCTCATGAATACCACTCACACCCCACTTTTGAACCTGAGTTCCACAGGTGCATCAATATGGCTGAGTCAATTGATGAACTCGAGTCTTGTTGGGAGTCACTTCTTCAGAGATTTGATCTCAGTGACAATGAATGGCTTCAGTCAATGTACAATGCTCGCCAGCAGTGGGTGCCAGTTTATCTCCAGGATACTTTCTTTGGTGAGATGTCCATATTGCAAGGAAGTGATAGTATAAACTCATATTTTGATGGGTACATAAATGCATCAACTAATATCCACAATCTGATTAAGCAGTACGAAAAAGCAATGGCGATTCGCCATGAAAAGGAGGTGAAGGCAGATTATGATACACTGAATAGCCCACCTGTTCTAAAAACTCCATCTCCTATGGAGAAACAAGCAGCTAACTTATATACAAGGAGGATATTTATGAAATTCCAAGAGGAACTAGTTGAGACGCTTGCTTATCTTGCCACTGTAGTTGATGATATTGGATCAGCCATTACATATCGGGTAGCAAAGTTTGGTGAAGACCACAAAGTACACCATGTTAGGTTCAATGCTTTTGAAAAGAGAGCTAGTTGTAGCTGCCAAATGTTTGAGTTCTCGGGTATTATTTGTAGGCACATATTAGCAGTGTTTAGAGTGAAAAATGTTCTTACTCTTCCATCTAATTATATTCTGAAACGGTGGACAAGAAATGCCAAAAGTGGGGTTGTGTTGGATGAGCACACTCTTGGACTGCCATGTAATACCCAAGAGTCCTTAGCTGCTCGCTCTGAAAATCTACGCCTGGAAGCCATCAAATATGTAGAAGAAGGAGCAGAATCAGAACATATTTATAATGTGGCAATGGATGCCCTTCATGAGGCCATAAGAAAGGTCGCTGCTGCAAAAAGGTGTGGCTCTGCTCTTGTACAAACTACTGTGGTTAATGGTAGTCAGCAGCTCCAGTCATGTAGTCTG GACGAGGATGAGAAAATTCAGGAATTGACAGCTGAATTAGAACAAGCAAGCCAGCGATGTGAAGCGTATCGAACAAAATTGCTGTGTGTTATGAAAGACATGGAGGAATGGAAGTTGAGGATATCTGTCAAGGTTCAGAACGTGAGACTCAAGATGAAAGATTGA
- the LOC118061874 gene encoding cinnamoyl-CoA reductase 1, producing the protein MALEKGSVCVTGAGGYLASWVVKRLLSKDYLVHGTVRDPADDKNAHLMKIDQATENLKLFKADLLDYSSLSSAIQGCRGVFHVASPVPFNRVSNPEVEVIEPAVKGTLNVLKACAEAKVKRVVIVSSGSAVLSNPSWPKGKVMDENCWSDKEYCRATKNWYNLSKTEAESEAWEYAKRSGLDVVAICPSLILGPVLQSTVNASTMVLIKILKDGCDSLENKLRPIIDVRDVTAALLLAYETPEAEGRYICTAHAIRVKDLVEKLRSMYPNYNYPKSFTEEEQEAVMMGSEKLQRLGWSFRSLEETLIDSVENYQKTGLLD; encoded by the exons ATGGCGTTGGAGAAGGGGAGTGTTTGCGTGACAGGTGCTGGAGGGTACTTGGCTTCTTGGGTCGTCAAGCGTCTTCTCTCTAAGGACTATCTTGTCCATGGAACCGTTAGAGATCCTG CGGATGACAAGAATGCTCACTTGATGAAAATTGACCAGGCAACGGAGAATCTCAAACTCTTTAAGGCAGATTTACTGGACTACAGCTCTCTTTCTTCTGCTATTCAAGGATGCAGAGGGGTCTTCCATGTCGCCAGCCCTGTTCCCTTCAATAGAGTATCAAACCCCGAG GTGGAGGTGATCGAGCCAGCTGTAAAGGGCACACTAAATGTGCTTAAAGCATGTGCTGAGGCAAAGGTAAAAAGAGTTGTCATTGTGTCCTCTGGAAGTGCAGTTTTGTCGAACCCAAGCTGGCCCAAGGGTAAAGTGATGGATGAGAATTGCTGGTCTGATAAGGAATACTGCAGAGCAACTAAG AATTGGTACAATCTTTCCAAGACAGAAGCAGAAAGTGAGGCTTGGGAATATGCAAAAAGGAGCGGGCTTGATGTGGTAGCAATTTGTCCTTCCCTCATTTTGGGGCCAGTTCTGCAGTCCACGGTTAACGCAAGTACAATGGTTCTTATTAAGATTTTGAAAG ATGGGTGCGACTCGTTGGAAAACAAGCTTCGGCCAATAATAGATGTTCGTGATGTGACGGCAGCACTGCTTTTGGCATATGAGACACCCGAGGCAGAAGGTAGATACATATGCACGGCACATGCAATCAGAGTTAAAGATCTAGTGGAGAAATTGAGGAGCATGTATCCTAACTACAACTATCCTAAGAG TTTCACTGAAGAAGAGCAGGAAGCAGTAATGATGGGTTCAGAAAAGTTGCAGAGGCTCGGTTGGAGTTTCCGTTCATTGGAGGAAACCCTCATTGACTCCGTGGAAAACTATCAGAAGACTGGACTCCTGGATTAA
- the LOC118061873 gene encoding pyrophosphate--fructose 6-phosphate 1-phosphotransferase subunit alpha, translated as MDSDFGIPRELSDLQKLRSLYQPELPPCLQGTAVRVELGDATTAADPADVHSISRSFPLTYGQPLAHFLRATAKVSDAQIITDHPAFRVGIVFCGRQSPGGHNVIWGLHNALKIHNPNSTLLGFLGGSEGLFAQKTLEITDDILSTYKNQGGYDLLGRTKDQIRTTEQVNAALTACKDLKLDGLVIIGGVTSNTDAAQLAETFAETKCPTKVVGVPVTLNGDLKNQFVETNVGFDTICKVNSQLISNVCTDALSAEKYYYFIRLMGRKASHVALECTLQSHPNMVILGEEVAASKLTLFDLTAQICDAVQARAAQDKNHGVILLPEGLIESIPEVYALLKEIHDLLRHGVAPDKISSQLSPWTSALFEFLPPYIKKQLLLHPESDDSAQLSQIETEKLLAHLVETEMNKRLKEGTYTGKKFNAICHFFGYQARGSLPSKFDCDYAYVLGHISYHILAAGLNGYMATVTNLKNPVNKWRCGAAPITAMMTVKRWAQSPGASSIGKPAIHPATVNLKGKAYELLRQNAGRFWMDDLYRNPGPLQFDGPGADSKAVTLCVEDQDYMGGIKKLQEYLDKVRNIVKPGCSQEVLKAALSVMASVTDVLSVMSSTSSNGQTPL; from the exons ATGGATTCCGATTTCGGCATTCCCAGAGAACTTTCCGATCTCCAGAAACTCCGATCTCTTTACCAACCAGAACTCCCTCCCTGTCTTCAG GGAACTGCAGTGAGGGTAGAACTTGGTGATGCAACCACTGCTGCAGACCCAGCTGATGTCCACAGCATAAGCCGATCCTTTCCCCTCACTTATGGTCAGCCTTTAGCTCACTTCCTCAGGGCAACTGCTAAAGTCTCTGATGCTCAAATCATAACTGACCATCCAGCTTTCAG GGTCGGAATAGTTTTTTGTGGGAGACAATCTCCTGGAGGACATAATGTCATATGGGGTCTTCACAACGCTCTTAAAATCCATAACCCTAACAGCACTTTACTAGGATTTCTAG GAGGTTCTGAAGGTTTATTCGCTCAGAAAACACTTGAAATTACAGATGACATTCTTTCAACCTACAAGAATCAAG GCGGTTATGATTTGCTGGGACGGACAAAAGATCAAATAAGAACAACTGAACAGGTTAATGCTGCTCTAACCGCATGCAAAGATCTGAAATTGGATGGCCTTGTTATCATTGGAG GAGTTACTTCAAATACAGATGCCGCGCAGCTAGCTGAAACATTTGCAGAGACAAAATGCCCAACAAAG GTGGTTGGTGTTCCTGTTACTTTAAATGGAGATCTCAAGAATCAATTTGTGGAAACCAATGTTGGTTTTGATACAATATGCAAG GTCAATTCCCAGCTCATCAGCAATGTCTGCACGGATGCTCTTTCTGCAGAGAAG TATTATTATTTCATCCGGCTCATGGGCCGAAAGGCATCACATGTTGCTTTGGAATGTACACTTCAGTCTCATCCGAACATG GTTATTCTTGGTGAGGAGGTGGCTGCATCAAAGCTTACTCTTTTTGACTTGACAGCACAAATTTGTGATGCTGTCCAAGCCCGAGCAGCGCAAG ACAAGAATCATGGAGTCATTCTACTGCCAGAGGGACTCATAGAAAGCATTCCCGAGGTCTATGCTCTCTTGAAG GAAATACATGACTTACTCAGGCATGGTGTCGCCCCTGACAAGATTTCATCACAGCTTTCACCATGGACATCTgctttatttgaatttttgccACCATATATTAAGAAGCAG CTGCTGCTTCATCCTGAATCAGATGACTCGGCACAATTATCCCAG ATTGAAACAGAGAAACTTCTGGCTCATCTTGTGGAGACAGAAATGAACAAGCGGCTG AAAGAAGGCACATACACGGGGAAAAAGTTCAATGCTATCTGCCACTTTTTTGGTTACCAGGCCCGCGGGTCCTTACCATCGAAATTTGATTGCGACTATGCCTAT GTTCTTGGGCACATCAGCTACCATATTTTAGCAGCTGGTTTGAATGGTTACATGGCCACTGTAACTAACCTAAAGAATCCTGTGAACAAGTGGCGATGTGGTGCTGCTCCAATTACA GCAATGATGACAGTGAAGCGTTGGGCTCAAAGCCCTGGTGCATCTTCAATTGGAAAACCTGCTATTCATCCTGCTACTGTGAATTTGAAAGGCAAAGCATATGA GCTGCTGAGACAGAATGCAGGAAGGTTTTGGATGGATGACCTGTACAGAAATCCAGGTCCCCTTCAATTTGATGGTCCTGGTGCGGATTCTAAGGCTGTAACTCTCTGTGTTGAAGACCAGGATTATATGGGCGGGATCAAGAAACTGCAGGAATACCTTGACAAG GTAAGAAACATTGTGAAACCAGGGTGCTCTCAGGAAGTTCTGAAAGCTGCTTTGAGTGTCATGGCTTCCGTGACAGATGTTCTCTCTGTTATGTCTTCAACTTCATCCAATGGCCAGACACCTCTGTAA
- the LOC118061871 gene encoding bZIP transcription factor 60, with translation MEFLEGDDVLEQINWDNLLDGLPDSDSIFELEPPLTTDLQLINDSSNSSSPATVSSWIGEVETLLMKDDDDKVDQLENCNAFLADILVGSPSAHESGGEVLDASTDKDSTSSDDADGGPKEKDGGAEEKNNNDEEEDPDDIVSKKRRRQLRNKDAAVRSRERKKLYVRDLEIKSRYMEGECRRLDRLLQCFIAENHALRLSLQRGNAFGVTSAKQESAVLLLESLLLGSLLWLLGIMCLFPQPAMPQSTMVEVLLETMEKKAPENVAQRGAGSKIFISLANSRRCKASRPRMKLTGVIFPSLNLVL, from the exons ATGGAATTTCTAGAAGGAGATGATGTGCTAGAGCAAATCAATTGGGATAATTTGTTGGATGGATTACCGGATTCCGATAGCATCTTCGAATTAGAACCTCCTTTAACCACAGACTTGCAACTGATCAACGATTCTTCGAATTCATCATCACCTGCTACGGTTTCGTCTTGGATCGGAGAGGTTGAGACCTTGTTGATGAAAGATGACGACGATAAGGTTGATCAGCTGGAGAACTGCAACGCTTTCTTGGCAGATATTTTAGTCGGTTCTCCTTCTGCTCACGAGTCTGGTGGCGAGGTCCTTGATGCTTCCACCGATAAGGATTCCACTTCTTCCGATGATGCTGACGGCGGCCCGAAGGAGAAAGACGGCGGAGCGGAGGAGAAGAACAACAACGATGAGGAGGAAGATCCTGATGATATTGTCTCCAAGAAACGGAGAAG GCAGTTGAGAAATAAGGACGCGGCAGTGAGATCAAGGGAAAGGAAGAAGTTGTATGTGAGGGATCTTGAAATTAAGAGTAGGTATATGGAAGGGGAATGCAGGAGGCTGGACAGGCTGCTTCAGTGTTTTATCGCGGAGAACCATGCTCTACGCCTTAGTTTACAGAGGGGCAATGCATTTGGTGTTACCTCGGCCAAGCAGGAGTCTGCTGTGCTCTTGTTGG AATCCCTGCTGTTGGGTTCCCTGCTTTGGCTCCTGGGCATCATGTGCCTATTCCCCCAGCCTGCAATGCCCCAGTCAACAATGGTGGAAGTTCTACTAGAAACAATGGAAAAGAAAGCACCAGAAAACGTGGCTCAAAGAGGAGCAGGAAGTAAAATATTCATATCCTTGGCAAACAGTAGAAGATGCAAAGCTTCAAGGCCAAGGATGAAACTTACCGGTGTAATCTTTCCTTCTCTAAATTTGGTTTTGTAA
- the LOC118061870 gene encoding splicing factor U2af small subunit B, giving the protein MAEHLASIFGTEKDRVNCPFYFKIGACRHGDRCSRLHNRPTISPTLLLSNTYHRPDMITPGVDAQGQPLDPHKIQEHFEDFYEDIFEELSKFGEIENLNVCDNLADHMIGNVYVQFKEEDQAAAALQSLQGRFYSGRPIIADFSPVTDFREATCRQYEENNCNRGGYCNFMHVKLIGRDLRRKLFGRYRGYRVSRSRSRSASPRRRDRDYDRRERDSRDRDRDYRGNGRRNDRDGGRKRHGSPRRSRSPVREGSEERRARIEQWNREREEKQ; this is encoded by the coding sequence ATGGCGGAGCACTTAGCTTCAATCTTCGGTACCGAGAAGGACCGAGTTAATTGCCCTTTCTACTTCAAGATTGGCGCCTGCCGTCACGGCGATCGCTGCTCTCGCCTCCACAATCGCCCCACCATCTCTCCCACTCTCTTATTATCCAACACGTACCACCGCCCTGACATGATTACTCCCGGTGTCGATGCTCAAGGCCAGCCACTCGACCCTCACAAGATCCAGGAGCATTTCGAAGATTTTTATGAGGATATTTTTGAAGAACTAAGCAAATTTGGTGAGATCGAGAACCTTAATGTTTGTGATAACCTCGCCGATCACATGATCGGTAACGTTTATGTTCAGTTCAAGGAGGAGGACCAAGCTGCCGCCGCTTTGCAATCTCTTCAGGGACGATTTTACTCTGGCCGTCCTATTATCGCCGATTTCTCTCCAGTCACTGATTTTCGTGAAGCTACCTGCAGACAGTACGAGGAGAATAACTGCAATCGTGGtggttattgtaattttatgcATGTGAAGCTGATTGGGAGGGATTTGCGGAGAAAGTTGTTTGGAAGATATCGGGGATACAGGGTTAGTAGGAGTCGGAGTAGGAGTGCGAGTCCGAGGAGGAGGGATAGAGATTATGATAGGCGTGAGAGGGATTCCAGAGACAGAGACCGTGATTATCGTGGAAATGGGAGGAGGAATGACAGAGACGGAGGGAGGAAAAGACACGGGAGTCCGAGGAGGAGCAGGAGCCCGGTCAGGGAAGGCAGCGAGGAAAGAAGGGCCAGGATTGAGCAGTGGAATAGGGAGAGGGAGGAGAAGCAGTGA
- the LOC118061869 gene encoding mitotic spindle checkpoint protein BUBR1 — MEMEKLDAETEFLATKQETGNEWELFKENVRPLKRGRNVGLLNQALKSHTDYQLKKSLLDTRRKLIEAIDEYKGDDPLFPWIQCIKWVQEAFPPGGDCSGLILIYEQCVRAFWHSDRYKDDLRYLKVWLEYAENCADAEVIYNFLEANEIGKLHSAYYLAYALHMESKSKMKIANDIFNLGISRDAQPIEKLKDAYRKFLIRSMRKPNVVEDDSGESHLPVRSFGTVLSTADNRRQNMERSELARKQMKPDRTQKIPLSIFKDTTNIDTMPVHQSGKSKTDLSPWSTLGAREERDKENSALPTKWTTYKIPRRPGARTGGVTASASIEVFVDEECTEMDRSHDHDGKSSTLKLRQGDGLDIKKETDLLRENPLRNFPLRSLPR, encoded by the exons ATGGAGATGGAAAAGTTGGATGCAGAGACGGAGTTTCTTGCGACAAAACAAGAGACGGGTAACGAATGGGAACTGTTCAAAGAAAATGTAAGACCCCTGAAAAGAGGCCGAAACGTTGGCCTCTTGAATCAAGCCCTCAAATCCCACACAGACTATCAACTCAAGAAATCTCTCCTTGACACCCGAAG GAAGTTGATAGAAGCGATTGATGAGTATAAAGGGGATGATCCTCTCTTTCCATGGATTCA GTGTATAAAATGGGTTCAAGAGGCATTCCCACCAGGAGGAGACTGCTCAGGCCTCATACTCATATACGAACAATGCGTGCGTGCTTTTTGGCATTCCGACCGGTACAAGGATGATCTCCGTTACCTCAAAGTTTGGTTAGAATAt GCTGAAAATTGTGCTGATGCAGAAGTCATTTACAATTTTCTTGAAGCAAATGAAATTGGAAAGTTACATTCTGCTTATTACCTAGCATATGCTTTGCATATGGAATCCAAGTCTAAGATGAAAATTGCAAACGATATTTTCAATCTTGGGATATCTAG GGATGCTCAACCAATAGAGAAATTGAAGGATGCCTATAGGAAGTTTCTTATTAGGTCGATGAGAAAACCAAATGTTGTGGAG GACGACTCTGGAGAAAGTCATTTGCCAGTCCGAAGCTTTGGAACTGTCCTGTCCACTGCAGATAATC GGAGGCAAAACATGGAGAGGTCTGAACTTGCAAGGAAACAGATGAAGCCAGACAG GACTCAAAAGATTCCCCTTTCTATTTTCAAAGACACAACAAATATCGACACCATGCCAGTACATCAATCAGGCAAGTCCAAGACAGATTTGAGTCCTTGGAGCACTCTTGGAGCTCGAGAAGAGAGAGACAAAGAAAATAGTGCATTGCCCACCAAATGGACAACATACAAG ATTCCTCGGAGACCTGGAGCTAGAACTGGAGGGGTAACTGCAAGCGCCTCCATTGAAGTGTTTGTTGACGAGGAATGTACAGA AATGGATAGATCACATGATCATGATGGCAAGTCTTCTACGTTGAAGCTGAGGCAGGGAGATGGCCTCGACATTAAGAA GGAAACAGATCTCTTAAGGGAGAATCCACTAAGGAACTTTCCCCTGCGCAGCCTTCCTAGGTGA
- the LOC118061867 gene encoding calvin cycle protein CP12-3, chloroplastic yields MASLSLILSSSNFSSRSDAFGDKLLSIRPVAIKTTGRDSSRRALKAMRVNASMGGGGGGVARFKGTLVRNQLLTEMIEKKVTEAKEACKGDATSVECKVAWDEVEEVSQAKADFRLRLEKQDPLEYYCQDNPETDECRIYED; encoded by the coding sequence ATGGCATCTCTTTCCTTGATCCTGTCTTCATCTAATTTCTCATCAAGATCTGATGCTTTTGGCGACAAATTGTTGAGTATACGACCTGTCGCTATAAAAACAACTGGGAGGGACAGTAGTAGGAGGGCTCTGAAAGCGATGAGGGTGAACGCAAGCATgggaggtggtggaggaggcGTGGCAAGGTTCAAAGGGACGCTGGTGAGGAACCAGCTGCTGACAGAGATGATAGAGAAAAAAGTGACAGAAGCGAAGGAAGCATGCAAGGGAGACGCGACATCAGTCGAGTGCAAGGTAGCATGGGACGAGGTGGAAGAGGTGAGCCAAGCAAAGGCCGATTTCAGGCTCAGGTTGGAGAAGCAGGATCCTCTCGAGTATTATTGTCAAGACAATCCTGAGACTGACGAGTGTCGCATCTACGAAGATTGA